A genomic window from Anthocerotibacter panamensis C109 includes:
- a CDS encoding photosystem II S4 domain protein has protein sequence MDLPRDELLKGAEFRDTLARMIDLADRALQRWDTTVSDFLPPPEVEEVLGAFSRLTEVQVLAWGGYPQAERQRLVFGHSSVLMETALVPIAAVEIRGNFLFDPASHRDFLGALLGVGLTRDKVGDVLVLKDRGAQVLVVPEVAPSLELLLKSVRTVPVQVRSLSLELLEVRAPQIKELTTTEASLRVDAVASAGFGMSRSRMTDLINSGDVRVNWRAVLQPSRVIKTGDLIALKGKGRLEIGEIQTTQKGRFRIHLRRHS, from the coding sequence ATGGATTTACCGCGCGACGAATTGCTCAAAGGGGCCGAATTTCGGGACACCCTGGCACGCATGATTGACCTGGCTGACCGTGCCCTCCAGCGTTGGGACACCACAGTCTCTGATTTCCTGCCCCCGCCGGAGGTAGAAGAAGTCTTGGGAGCCTTCAGCCGCCTCACAGAGGTCCAAGTCTTGGCTTGGGGGGGCTATCCTCAAGCAGAGCGGCAACGGTTGGTATTTGGTCATAGCTCTGTCCTTATGGAGACAGCCCTAGTCCCCATTGCCGCTGTAGAGATTCGGGGCAACTTTTTGTTTGACCCAGCAAGCCACCGGGATTTCTTGGGAGCCCTCTTGGGTGTGGGCCTCACCCGCGATAAAGTCGGGGATGTGTTGGTCCTCAAGGACCGGGGTGCTCAAGTGTTGGTCGTACCTGAAGTCGCACCGTCTTTGGAACTGCTGCTCAAAAGTGTCCGAACGGTGCCTGTACAAGTCCGGTCCCTCTCTTTGGAGTTGCTCGAAGTCCGCGCGCCCCAAATCAAGGAACTGACTACGACGGAGGCTTCACTGCGGGTGGATGCGGTCGCTTCTGCTGGATTTGGTATGTCCCGTAGCCGCATGACTGATTTGATCAACAGCGGCGATGTGCGGGTCAACTGGCGAGCAGTACTCCAACCCTCGCGGGTCATCAAGACAGGGGACCTGATCGCACTCAAGGGCAAGGGACGGCTGGAGATAGGAGAGATTCAGACAACCCAAAAAGGCCGCTTCCGTATCCACCTGCGGCGGCATTCTTAG
- a CDS encoding transposase family protein, with protein sequence MNHLAILDAFADFDDVRRKQGTRHSLSVCLALFTLAVAASLLR encoded by the coding sequence ATGAACCACCTTGCCATTCTGGATGCCTTCGCCGATTTCGATGACGTGCGCCGCAAGCAAGGAACCAGACATTCTCTCTCTGTATGCTTAGCTCTATTTACTCTTGCGGTTGCTGCGAGCCTGCTCAGATAG
- a CDS encoding TonB-dependent receptor plug domain-containing protein, giving the protein MGVRAAKGAWLALWMWIAVAAVQAEEATSVHDLGQVSTHALDLGRNLIADRDPSAPAPDVPDVTDLLDEVTVTATLSPLRLRETTSSLSILKSSDFELKGARQLGEALRGVPGVVSNQFGPGQSALGSYFIRGLPTTSTALLLDGRSINNINQENVDLAELPVFDIERVEILKGGATLLYGSTAVGGVINVISRRPPKTWEAATSVNFGSYGYSDYNVRFGGPLTENFRVSAFAKTFNSNNDYFYQVERPGATLTGINPFGEVNSSSFGLDWDWDIDARTSLSSRSYYRKGIRGLGLFSLVDTREAVPVLEDDGTTQTLPADQLGLNDAITRRLRIDYFGTALTLNHKLGAGEDSNLEVRFGYDRGFTTETEVLDGLAREEGTADVSVLNFRALHNWQISPGYNLTYGFDFIREYGDSFRLQLAPPPEGEPEGGRPRPTYQAGVNRPSFFALNTLKLTDNLTTTLGFRQTFSSSYNATVARSDSSSFDPSVGLIWQATPEFTLRSSFSRVYKTPNFNDLFGSGEVLGNPQLLPESGSTYDIGFDWQPTPTVSVRGAYFVNDIQNLTSYNLVGPDGASPEDDALIARGFEPNDIVRVNFPRVHFSGFELSFDWRFSPGWDFFATETYTDARVNQGFKAEIDQSQYPLVPFHSGQIGVAYSTPDNLRVALIANLQGLRSVDPYHIGPGFAQLPDPNGNPIPQIAYLPPGSLLPGYFTLDLTFHLPLNPRLALNGLVSNLTNLAYERFYGNGAPPINFVLGLEANF; this is encoded by the coding sequence ATGGGCGTCAGGGCAGCCAAAGGGGCCTGGTTGGCCTTGTGGATGTGGATTGCCGTAGCGGCGGTCCAGGCGGAGGAAGCAACCTCAGTACATGACCTGGGTCAGGTCTCCACCCATGCTCTTGACTTGGGAAGGAACTTGATTGCGGACCGCGATCCATCCGCCCCTGCGCCCGATGTCCCTGATGTCACAGACCTGCTGGATGAAGTGACCGTCACGGCTACCCTATCGCCGCTTCGTCTGCGTGAGACTACCAGTAGCCTCTCCATTCTTAAGAGTTCGGACTTTGAACTTAAGGGAGCACGGCAACTGGGAGAGGCCCTACGCGGGGTGCCTGGAGTGGTCAGCAACCAGTTTGGACCCGGTCAGAGTGCGCTCGGCAGCTATTTCATCCGGGGACTGCCTACGACCAGCACAGCGCTACTTCTAGATGGGCGCTCGATAAACAACATCAACCAGGAAAACGTGGACCTCGCGGAACTCCCGGTCTTTGATATAGAGCGCGTCGAAATCCTAAAAGGTGGGGCGACTCTGTTGTACGGGAGCACGGCTGTGGGCGGAGTCATCAATGTCATCTCCCGCCGTCCGCCAAAAACCTGGGAAGCTGCCACTTCTGTTAATTTTGGTAGTTACGGCTACAGCGATTACAACGTACGCTTCGGCGGGCCGCTCACCGAGAATTTCCGCGTCAGCGCCTTTGCCAAGACCTTCAACAGTAATAACGACTACTTCTATCAGGTGGAACGTCCGGGAGCGACGCTGACTGGCATCAATCCCTTTGGCGAAGTCAACAGCAGCAGCTTTGGCCTGGATTGGGACTGGGATATCGACGCACGGACCTCGCTGTCCTCCCGGAGCTACTACCGCAAGGGTATCCGGGGGCTCGGGCTCTTTTCGTTAGTGGATACCCGTGAAGCGGTCCCGGTTCTTGAAGACGATGGCACTACGCAGACCCTCCCGGCAGACCAACTGGGCCTCAACGATGCCATCACCCGACGCTTGCGTATCGATTACTTCGGCACAGCCCTTACCCTCAACCACAAACTGGGGGCGGGGGAGGATTCTAACCTGGAGGTCCGCTTTGGCTATGACCGGGGCTTCACCACCGAGACCGAGGTGCTGGACGGCCTCGCCCGTGAGGAGGGTACTGCCGATGTGAGTGTCCTCAATTTCCGAGCACTCCACAACTGGCAAATCAGCCCTGGCTATAACCTGACCTACGGCTTCGACTTTATCCGCGAATACGGCGACTCCTTCCGGCTGCAATTGGCTCCACCGCCCGAGGGTGAGCCGGAAGGAGGGCGCCCCCGGCCTACCTATCAGGCGGGAGTCAACCGCCCCTCCTTCTTTGCCCTCAATACCCTAAAGCTGACAGATAACCTCACCACCACCCTGGGCTTTCGCCAGACCTTTAGCAGCAGCTACAATGCCACGGTCGCACGCTCGGACAGCAGTTCCTTTGACCCCAGTGTCGGGCTCATCTGGCAGGCGACCCCTGAGTTTACCCTGCGCAGTTCTTTCAGCCGTGTCTACAAAACACCCAACTTCAATGACCTCTTCGGCAGTGGCGAGGTTTTGGGTAACCCCCAACTGTTACCCGAATCGGGTTCAACCTACGATATTGGCTTCGACTGGCAGCCCACGCCTACGGTGTCGGTGCGGGGAGCCTATTTCGTCAACGATATTCAAAATCTGACCAGTTACAATCTGGTCGGCCCTGACGGGGCCTCCCCCGAGGATGATGCGCTGATCGCTCGGGGCTTCGAGCCCAATGATATTGTGCGGGTCAACTTCCCACGGGTTCACTTCTCGGGCTTCGAGTTGAGCTTTGACTGGCGCTTCTCCCCCGGCTGGGATTTTTTTGCTACGGAGACCTATACTGATGCACGGGTGAATCAGGGGTTTAAGGCTGAAATCGACCAGAGCCAATATCCCCTGGTTCCTTTTCACAGCGGACAAATCGGCGTGGCTTACAGCACCCCCGATAACCTGCGCGTCGCCCTCATCGCCAACCTCCAGGGTCTGAGGTCTGTGGACCCCTACCACATCGGGCCGGGGTTTGCTCAACTGCCCGACCCGAATGGCAACCCCATCCCCCAAATCGCCTACTTGCCGCCTGGAAGCCTGCTGCCTGGGTATTTCACCCTGGACTTGACCTTCCACCTGCCGCTCAACCCCCGCCTCGCCCTCAATGGTCTGGTCAGCAACCTCACCAACCTGGCCTACGAGCGCTTCTACGGCAACGGGGCTCCCCCTATCAATTTTGTACTTGGGCTGGAGGCTAACTTCTAA
- a CDS encoding Uma2 family endonuclease translates to MSLTARELEAKMPDATQLLSDEPEMESSLHYLQLMMLVSALEWLWRDRDDFFLGANLTVYFSRQFLKNRDFRGPDFFLVRDTEKRPRTSWVVWEEEGKYPDLIIELLSDSTAGVDRTVKKDLYQNLFRTPEYFWFSPYTLEFEGFRLLGNHYQPIAPTPEGWLWSEVLALFLGVQDNELRYINLDGITVPTPGEVAASEMAQAEAARQQAEAARQQAEAACQQAEAACQQAEAACQRAEVACQQAEVERQRAEQAEAGLKQAQESREAIQQRLEQLTEQLRLLGIEPDVASYEFPDS, encoded by the coding sequence ATGTCGCTCACAGCCCGAGAGCTAGAAGCTAAGATGCCAGACGCCACCCAACTTTTGAGTGACGAGCCCGAGATGGAAAGTTCCCTCCACTATCTCCAATTGATGATGCTCGTCAGTGCGTTGGAGTGGCTATGGCGCGACCGCGACGATTTCTTCCTTGGGGCCAACCTCACGGTCTATTTCAGCCGTCAATTTTTGAAGAATCGGGATTTTCGGGGACCGGATTTTTTCTTGGTTCGGGATACCGAGAAACGCCCCCGTACCTCCTGGGTGGTTTGGGAAGAGGAAGGTAAGTATCCTGACCTAATTATTGAACTGCTCTCCGATTCAACGGCTGGAGTGGACCGAACTGTTAAAAAAGATCTCTATCAAAATCTATTTCGGACCCCAGAGTACTTCTGGTTTTCACCCTATACGCTGGAATTTGAGGGCTTCCGCCTGCTCGGCAACCACTATCAACCCATTGCTCCCACCCCTGAAGGTTGGTTATGGAGTGAGGTTCTGGCTCTTTTTCTAGGGGTTCAAGATAACGAGTTGCGCTACATAAATTTGGACGGAATTACGGTCCCTACGCCAGGAGAAGTGGCAGCATCTGAAATGGCACAAGCTGAAGCAGCACGCCAACAAGCTGAAGCAGCACGCCAACAAGCTGAAGCAGCATGCCAACAAGCTGAAGCAGCATGCCAACAAGCTGAAGCAGCATGCCAACGGGCTGAAGTAGCATGCCAACAAGCTGAAGTAGAGCGCCAACGGGCTGAGCAAGCAGAAGCTGGGCTAAAACAAGCACAAGAGTCCCGCGAAGCAATACAGCAACGCCTTGAGCAGCTTACAGAACAACTGCGTTTATTAGGGATAGAACCAGATGTAGCTAGCTATGAGTTTCCCGATTCCTAG
- a CDS encoding phosphoketolase family protein produces MTVAPSTSAPPAFCEGIQYFSALPAAFETYGQTPVVAEDRQAMIDPEDRAAAYQTLLTADALRYLTLQVTASKASGHPGGFASCVEAYAALVLLGHKNIFTEVGHHAPGFYSAMFLDGSLEDMDIHTVSQLRERFREKHGLLGHLSGFIPGILGPAGPLGQGEHFAMAAALLHPDKLFPFTLGDGGLGEPYIMSAMGHFHTAYPQVTNFLPVLVWNGYSQEHHSMVSTYSNERMVGYWQGNGFDEVFLVDAKAYDDQDQPGDYVDSTEFSLEARLAFTQAVLTSVHRAAEAALSGKLTVFIIKQLKGAGVHARGAKSHNLYGHHTLDNTDIVAALQARALAPEVWALVRTNCRRAGGGPAARTVVTESVLSLPNLGELPLEEYPIGGNNQVATTAMGRLVGVAGTRDPHYLVTNADGNEASGIANINQALKIIHPTADPLYNQSPNGQVYEPLSEDACAGLAAGLALMGSRTLWCSYESFAINGLPIWQTVTQAMAELRRSTPSTIALFTAGALEQGRNGWTHQRPEIEAYFAAMMRNGNIFPIYPPDANSIQVAYDWALTTHNKGIVITASKSPLPVRTTFAQARQGLSEGALILKEVPGRKTIVFAVVGDLVLLPVFEAASQLEAQGIGVRIVSVVNPRRLYRPSDVAWETCSEADGGFLDDRGFERTFGADALIGVTGGASAVLEPVLLRTTAPRRETFAWKRGETTATAGELMAFNGITPGALAKRALALVG; encoded by the coding sequence ATGACCGTTGCGCCATCTACCTCTGCCCCGCCCGCTTTTTGCGAAGGCATCCAATACTTCAGTGCTCTTCCTGCCGCGTTTGAGACCTATGGGCAGACCCCAGTCGTGGCTGAGGACCGTCAGGCGATGATTGACCCCGAAGACCGGGCTGCTGCCTATCAGACGCTACTCACCGCCGATGCCCTGCGCTATCTGACCCTCCAAGTTACCGCGAGTAAGGCTTCGGGTCACCCTGGAGGATTTGCCAGTTGCGTGGAAGCCTACGCCGCGTTGGTTCTGCTCGGGCACAAAAATATTTTTACGGAAGTCGGGCACCACGCTCCGGGCTTTTATAGTGCGATGTTTCTGGACGGTTCTTTGGAGGACATGGACATTCACACGGTCAGCCAGCTCCGGGAGCGTTTCCGCGAGAAACATGGTCTGTTGGGACATCTATCGGGCTTTATTCCGGGCATCCTGGGTCCGGCGGGTCCTTTGGGACAAGGAGAGCACTTCGCTATGGCGGCGGCGCTATTGCACCCAGACAAACTTTTCCCCTTTACCCTGGGCGATGGAGGGCTAGGTGAACCCTACATCATGAGTGCCATGGGCCACTTTCACACCGCCTACCCTCAAGTGACCAACTTTCTTCCGGTGTTGGTCTGGAATGGCTACAGTCAGGAGCATCACTCGATGGTCTCGACCTATAGCAACGAGCGTATGGTGGGCTATTGGCAAGGCAATGGTTTTGACGAGGTCTTTTTGGTCGATGCTAAAGCCTACGATGACCAAGACCAGCCGGGGGACTATGTAGACAGTACGGAGTTTTCTCTAGAGGCGCGGTTAGCCTTTACGCAAGCGGTGTTGACTTCCGTTCATCGGGCTGCTGAGGCGGCGCTCTCAGGGAAACTCACGGTCTTTATTATCAAACAGCTCAAAGGAGCAGGGGTCCACGCCCGCGGCGCGAAATCACACAACCTCTATGGGCACCACACCCTGGACAACACCGATATCGTCGCTGCCCTCCAAGCCCGTGCCCTGGCTCCCGAGGTTTGGGCTTTGGTGCGCACCAACTGTCGCCGCGCCGGGGGCGGACCTGCCGCCCGCACGGTGGTGACCGAGTCGGTTCTGAGTCTACCGAATCTGGGAGAACTGCCCCTGGAAGAATACCCCATAGGCGGAAATAATCAGGTGGCGACTACCGCGATGGGCCGTCTGGTCGGGGTAGCCGGGACCCGCGACCCGCACTATTTGGTCACCAATGCCGACGGCAATGAGGCTTCGGGGATCGCCAATATCAATCAGGCCCTCAAAATCATCCATCCCACCGCCGATCCCCTCTACAACCAGAGCCCCAACGGTCAGGTCTACGAGCCTTTGAGTGAGGACGCCTGCGCGGGCTTGGCGGCGGGGCTGGCGCTGATGGGTTCGCGGACCCTGTGGTGCTCCTACGAATCCTTTGCCATTAACGGTCTACCCATCTGGCAGACAGTGACTCAGGCTATGGCTGAACTGCGCCGCTCCACGCCTTCGACTATCGCGCTGTTTACTGCTGGAGCCCTAGAGCAGGGGCGCAACGGCTGGACCCATCAGCGCCCAGAAATCGAAGCCTACTTCGCAGCCATGATGCGCAACGGCAACATCTTTCCTATCTACCCGCCCGACGCCAACAGTATTCAGGTAGCCTACGACTGGGCACTCACCACCCACAACAAAGGCATCGTCATCACCGCCAGTAAATCCCCTTTACCGGTGCGGACCACGTTTGCGCAAGCTCGTCAGGGGTTGAGCGAGGGTGCCCTTATTTTGAAAGAGGTTCCAGGCCGTAAAACCATCGTCTTTGCCGTGGTCGGGGACTTGGTTCTGCTACCCGTCTTTGAGGCTGCTAGCCAACTCGAAGCTCAGGGCATCGGCGTGCGTATTGTCTCGGTGGTCAACCCCCGTAGGCTCTACCGCCCTTCAGATGTAGCCTGGGAAACCTGCTCTGAGGCGGACGGGGGCTTTTTGGACGATAGGGGCTTTGAGCGCACCTTCGGCGCAGATGCCTTAATTGGGGTCACGGGTGGAGCAAGTGCGGTGTTGGAGCCGGTGCTCCTCAGGACTACTGCCCCGCGGCGCGAAACCTTCGCGTGGAAGCGCGGGGAGACTACCGCCACAGCGGGGGAGTTGATGGCCTTCAATGGCATTACACCAGGTGCCTTGGCGAAGCGGGCTTTGGCATTGGTGGGGTAG
- a CDS encoding sensor histidine kinase, which translates to MVTEDPLLDPSADHGFGLGSMVLPEAWFSALVRNSTDLITILQADGRRTFISSTVERILGYTPADLLRQDAFALIHPEDRATVQAAFLRTLQQPGINVPVEFRTRHANGSWVYLESIGNNLLTDPVVQGVVINSRDITLRRTTERLLRQQHDRERIISAIALKVRQSFNLREILETAVAEVQQVLQADRVLIFRFTPTWEGEVLVESVAPGWFSTLHALITDTCFRANQGGAYRQGRVFATEDIYKAGLTPCHLELLEQFQVRANLVVPIIQGEPQSGVDALWGLLIAHQCSQPRSWQPYETELLTALSTHLAIALQQAELLQRVQEELTERQRVAQELRKSLDKEKELSELKTRFIAMASHEFRTPLTAILSCSDLLKHYGERLPPQERTRLFTEIQTEVQHMNRLLEDILIFGRTETHGLDFNPQPIDLEPFCQDLLQKLVSPNPLHFTLEHPIPKASLDPKLLRQILTNLLDNAIKYSPQGGTVVLTVQRQPQAVVFQVRDEGIGIPPEDRARLFEPFHRAHNTDGIPGTGLGLAIVYKAVARHGGSITVHSQLGYGTTFTVTLPLT; encoded by the coding sequence ATGGTTACGGAAGACCCCTTACTAGACCCCTCGGCAGATCATGGTTTTGGGCTGGGTTCTATGGTGCTGCCTGAAGCGTGGTTTTCAGCACTCGTGCGCAACTCCACCGACCTCATCACGATTCTCCAAGCCGATGGGCGGCGGACTTTTATCAGTTCAACGGTGGAACGGATCTTAGGCTACACCCCTGCCGACCTCCTCAGGCAAGATGCCTTTGCACTGATTCATCCCGAGGACCGCGCCACGGTACAGGCGGCCTTTCTACGGACCCTCCAGCAGCCGGGGATCAATGTACCCGTGGAATTTCGAACCCGCCACGCCAATGGCTCTTGGGTATATCTGGAGTCCATCGGCAACAACCTGCTCACCGACCCCGTAGTCCAAGGCGTCGTCATCAACTCCCGCGATATTACCCTGCGGCGTACTACCGAGAGGCTCTTACGCCAGCAGCATGACCGGGAGCGGATTATCTCAGCCATTGCGCTCAAGGTCCGCCAATCTTTCAACCTGCGCGAAATTCTAGAGACCGCTGTGGCTGAGGTCCAACAGGTTCTCCAGGCTGACCGAGTCCTTATCTTCCGCTTTACCCCTACTTGGGAGGGCGAAGTCCTGGTGGAGTCTGTCGCTCCGGGCTGGTTCTCTACCCTCCATGCGCTCATCACGGACACTTGCTTCCGTGCCAACCAGGGCGGGGCTTACCGTCAGGGGCGTGTGTTTGCCACCGAGGATATTTATAAAGCGGGGCTTACGCCCTGTCATCTGGAGCTCTTGGAGCAGTTTCAGGTCCGCGCCAATCTGGTTGTTCCTATTATCCAAGGAGAGCCCCAGAGCGGCGTCGATGCTCTGTGGGGCCTGCTGATTGCCCACCAGTGCTCCCAGCCGCGCTCCTGGCAGCCCTACGAGACCGAACTGCTCACTGCGCTCAGCACCCACTTGGCTATCGCCCTCCAGCAAGCGGAACTTTTACAACGGGTCCAGGAGGAATTGACCGAGCGCCAACGTGTCGCGCAAGAGTTACGCAAGTCCCTGGACAAAGAAAAAGAGTTGAGTGAACTGAAGACCCGCTTCATCGCCATGGCCTCCCATGAGTTTCGCACCCCACTCACTGCTATTCTCTCCTGTAGCGACCTGCTGAAGCACTACGGCGAACGCCTCCCGCCCCAGGAGCGCACCCGCCTTTTCACGGAGATTCAGACGGAAGTACAGCACATGAACCGGCTCTTGGAGGACATACTCATCTTTGGGCGCACCGAGACCCACGGACTTGACTTCAACCCACAACCTATTGACCTAGAACCTTTTTGTCAGGACCTGCTCCAAAAGCTGGTGAGCCCCAATCCGCTCCACTTCACGCTGGAGCACCCTATCCCTAAAGCCTCCCTAGACCCCAAATTGCTGCGTCAAATCCTGACTAACTTGTTGGACAATGCCATCAAGTATTCTCCCCAAGGCGGTACGGTTGTCTTAACTGTCCAGCGCCAGCCCCAGGCGGTCGTCTTTCAGGTCCGAGACGAGGGCATCGGGATTCCGCCTGAAGACCGTGCCCGCCTGTTCGAGCCCTTCCATCGAGCACACAACACCGACGGTATTCCAGGGACCGGCTTGGGATTGGCGATTGTGTACAAGGCCGTAGCGCGGCACGGTGGGTCGATCACCGTCCACAGTCAACTCGGCTACGGTACGACCTTCACCGTAACCCTGCCCCTGACGTAG
- a CDS encoding hybrid sensor histidine kinase/response regulator, protein MKKILVIEDSATIRENIRALLGYEGYTTLGASNGLDGLTLAQKEQPDLIICDIMMPRLDGYETLAALRRDPATASIPLIFLTAKGERADLRLGMELGADDYLPKPFTSTELLAAVTTRLGRQEHTRELRQQIRDLQERHEAQDELFNTASLELKTPLATMKLALRLLREKPSRDARARYLRVLEEACGRENELLNNLLELYRLEADGTPLIREEILLLGWLPGLLEGFALKARQRNQIFYRDLPRTAPNLVSNRVVLERILSELFTNAHRFTRAGGTIRFGLQTPSALHVALNVTNEAEIPESDLPLIFDPFYRSSASQGIIQAGAGLGLTLVRTLVSRLGGEIQVTSMEGQTTFTVVLPSDGAVFSG, encoded by the coding sequence ATGAAAAAAATCCTGGTCATCGAAGACAGCGCCACCATCCGCGAGAACATCCGCGCCCTCCTGGGCTACGAGGGATACACTACGCTTGGAGCATCCAACGGGCTTGACGGGTTGACCTTGGCCCAAAAAGAGCAACCCGACCTCATCATCTGCGACATTATGATGCCCCGGCTCGACGGCTATGAAACCCTGGCTGCGTTGCGCCGTGACCCGGCGACAGCGTCGATCCCCTTAATTTTTTTGACCGCCAAGGGCGAACGGGCGGACTTGCGCTTGGGGATGGAACTCGGGGCGGATGATTACCTGCCCAAACCCTTTACCAGTACGGAACTCCTAGCAGCGGTGACCACCCGCTTGGGGCGTCAGGAGCACACCCGCGAGCTGCGCCAACAGATCCGAGACCTCCAGGAACGCCACGAGGCTCAGGACGAACTGTTCAACACCGCCTCGCTCGAACTCAAGACCCCCCTCGCCACGATGAAGCTCGCCTTGCGCCTGTTGCGAGAGAAGCCCAGCCGGGACGCGCGAGCCCGCTACCTGCGCGTTCTGGAAGAAGCCTGCGGACGCGAAAATGAGCTACTCAACAACCTGCTCGAACTATATCGCTTGGAAGCAGACGGTACTCCTCTAATACGCGAGGAAATACTCCTTTTGGGGTGGCTGCCTGGATTGTTGGAGGGGTTTGCCCTCAAAGCTAGACAGCGCAACCAAATTTTTTATCGAGACCTGCCCCGAACCGCCCCGAACCTGGTTTCCAACCGGGTAGTGCTGGAGCGTATTTTAAGTGAACTGTTCACCAATGCCCACCGCTTTACCCGAGCGGGCGGTACTATTCGCTTCGGACTACAAACTCCGTCTGCGCTACATGTGGCCTTGAACGTAACCAATGAAGCCGAAATTCCTGAAAGCGATCTGCCCTTGATCTTCGACCCGTTTTACCGCAGTTCTGCTTCCCAGGGCATTATCCAGGCTGGAGCGGGCCTGGGTCTGACGTTGGTGCGCACCCTAGTCAGCCGCTTGGGCGGAGAAATCCAAGTCACTAGCATGGAGGGACAAACAACCTTCACGGTCGTCCTGCCGTCGGACGGTGCTGTCTTCAGTGGCTGA
- the tpiA gene encoding triose-phosphate isomerase: MRPTVIAGNWKMYKTQAEARAFLDAFIPLVDPETCAERNPVLCVPFTSLGAVGQRLQGSTVHLGAQNIHWAENGAFTGEIAGPMLTEYAVRYVIVGHSERRQYFGETDETVNLRLKAAQRYGLTPILCVGETKRQRDQNETEQVISDQLARALIGVDQQQLVIAYEPIWAIGTGDTCEAQEANRVIGLIRSQLIQPATPIQYGGSVKPDNIDAIMAQPEIDGALVGGASLDAQGFARIVNYQAPSA; encoded by the coding sequence TTGCGCCCGACAGTCATCGCCGGTAACTGGAAAATGTACAAGACCCAGGCTGAGGCCCGTGCCTTCCTGGACGCCTTTATTCCGCTGGTGGACCCCGAGACGTGTGCTGAGCGCAACCCGGTGCTATGTGTCCCTTTTACCAGCCTGGGGGCCGTGGGTCAGAGGTTGCAGGGTAGCACCGTTCATCTGGGAGCCCAGAACATCCACTGGGCCGAGAACGGGGCTTTTACGGGTGAAATTGCGGGGCCGATGCTGACGGAATATGCTGTGCGCTATGTCATTGTCGGCCACAGTGAACGCCGCCAGTACTTTGGGGAGACTGACGAGACGGTCAACCTGCGCCTCAAAGCCGCCCAGCGCTACGGTCTGACGCCGATTCTCTGCGTGGGCGAGACCAAGCGCCAGCGCGACCAAAACGAGACAGAACAGGTCATCTCCGACCAACTCGCCCGCGCCCTGATCGGCGTGGACCAGCAGCAATTGGTCATCGCCTACGAACCGATCTGGGCCATCGGCACTGGGGATACCTGTGAAGCCCAGGAAGCTAACCGGGTCATTGGTCTTATCCGCAGCCAACTCATCCAACCCGCGACCCCTATTCAATATGGCGGCTCAGTCAAACCAGACAACATCGACGCCATCATGGCCCAACCGGAAATCGATGGAGCCCTGGTCGGAGGGGCCAGTCTGGACGCCCAGGGATTTGCCCGCATCGTCAACTACCAAGCGCCCTCAGCCTAG
- a CDS encoding DMT family transporter: MVLLNSQRSGLLYAVLAVLLFSTSPVLIRWAAPLSAYEITAGRLAVAALAVLAVARSKGIARQDWLAFAGFGLVTALHFLLYSAALSFTTVAHALALVYTAPVFVTLASVWLLREPIERRKGWGMCIVVLGVVILAGFEPRFTGAMVVGDLLALGSAVMFGLYSVAGRSQRTRYPLLTYAGFVYGLASLWALPAAFINFTPQGYGTAQIASVVALGLLPLGIGHTLYNAALRRTHATYVNLIATQEVTGGVLLGVLLLQEIPTPQTLLGLVVMLLGAALLV, translated from the coding sequence ATGGTGCTTTTGAACTCCCAGCGTAGCGGCCTCCTCTATGCCGTGCTTGCCGTGCTCCTCTTCTCCACAAGCCCGGTCTTGATCCGCTGGGCTGCACCTCTCTCGGCCTACGAAATCACCGCTGGACGTCTGGCTGTGGCTGCTCTTGCTGTCCTCGCAGTGGCACGCTCTAAGGGGATAGCCCGCCAGGATTGGTTGGCTTTTGCGGGCTTTGGGCTGGTGACCGCGCTGCACTTTCTGCTTTATAGCGCCGCCTTAAGTTTTACGACTGTGGCTCACGCGCTTGCTCTGGTCTACACTGCTCCTGTCTTTGTCACGCTGGCCTCGGTCTGGCTGTTGCGCGAACCTATTGAGCGGCGTAAGGGATGGGGGATGTGCATCGTCGTACTCGGTGTCGTCATCCTGGCTGGGTTCGAGCCGCGCTTCACGGGCGCGATGGTTGTGGGAGACCTGCTTGCGTTGGGCTCAGCCGTGATGTTTGGGCTCTACTCCGTGGCTGGACGGTCGCAGCGTACTCGCTATCCGCTGTTGACCTATGCGGGGTTTGTCTATGGACTCGCCAGTCTTTGGGCGCTGCCTGCTGCCTTCATCAACTTCACGCCCCAGGGCTATGGCACAGCCCAGATAGCCTCGGTGGTAGCCCTGGGACTGTTACCCCTCGGGATTGGGCACACCCTCTACAACGCCGCGCTACGCCGGACTCACGCCACCTACGTCAATTTGATTGCCACCCAGGAAGTGACCGGGGGCGTCTTGCTTGGAGTGCTCCTACTCCAGGAAATTCCCACCCCCCAGACGCTGCTGGGTCTGGTCGTGATGCTGTTGGGAGCGGCCCTGCTCGTCTAG